CGGCAGGAGGGAGCAGCGCATGACCCATCCCCCGTACCTGTCCCCGGACTACAAGAGCACCGTGCTCCGGGCGCCCGCACAGGAAATGATCATGCCGAAGCTCGGCCCGGACAGCGTCGAGCTGACCTCGCCGGTCTTCGGGCACCAGGAGCTCGGCCGGCGGGACAACGACCTCACCGTCCAGCACCGGGGCGAGCCGCTCGGCGAGCGGATCATCGTGACCGGCCGGGTCCTGGACGCCTCCGGCCGCCCGGTGCGCGGGGCGCTGGTGGAGGTGTGGCAGGCGAACGCCGCGGGCCGCTACGCGCACCTCGGCGACCTGCACCCCGCGCCGCTCGACCCGAACTTCACCGGCGCCGGGCGGTGCCTCACCGACGACGACGGCCGCTACCGGTTCGTCACGATCAAGCCGGGCGCTTACCCGTGGCGCAACCACCACAACGCGTGGCGGCCCGCGCACATCCACTTCTCGGTGTTCGGGACGGCGTTCACGCAGCGGCTCGTCACCCAGATGTACTTCCCGGGCGACCCGCTGTTCCCCTACGACCCGATCTTCCAGTCGATCCCGGACGAGAAGGCGCGCGAGCGGCTGATCTGCCGGTTCGACATGGACACCACGAAGCCGGAGTGGGCGCTCGGCTACCAGTGGGACATCGTGCTCGGCGACACCCCGATGGAGGCCTCATGACCACCGCTTCCCACCACGGCGTCTCCGGCCCCACCCCGTCGCAGACGGTCGGCCCGTTCTTCGGGTACGCGCTGCCGTACGAGACCGGCCCGCGGGTGGTGCCGGGCTGGCGGCCCGACGCGATCGAGGTGCGCGGCCGCGTCCTGGACGGGGCGGGCGACCCGGTCCCCGACGCGCTGCTGGAGATCTGGCAGGCGGACGGGAACGGCGAGATCCCGCGGCGGCCTGGCGGCCTCGTCCGGGACGGGCACGGCTTCTCCGGGTTCGGCCGCTGCGCCACCGACGCCGACGGCGCCTACTGGTTCACCACCGTCAAGCCCGGCGCGACGGGCGGCAACGCGCCCTACATCGCCGTCCTGGTGTTCGCGCGGGGGCTGCTGAAGCCCGTCTTCACCCGCCTGTACTTCCCCGAGGACGAGGCCGCCCACGCCTCCGACCCGCTGCTCGGCGCCGTCCCCGCCGAGCGGCGCGCGACCCTGGTCGCCGAGCGCGAGGGGGAGCGGGGGTACCGTTTCGACATCCATCTGCAAGGGGAGCGGGAGACGGTCTTCCTTGGCTTCTGACGATCCTTCCGGCGATCGTTCCGGCGACAGCGGCACCGCGCGGCCGGGCGCCCCGTCACCGGGCGCGCCCGGCACGGGGTCCCCGTCGCCCGACGCCGGGCTCCTGTCGCCGGTCCGCGCCGGAACCGAGGCCGAGGCCGCGACGGGCGACGCGGCCTACCTGGCGGCGATGCTGGACGCCGAGGCCGCCCTCGCCCGGGCCCAGGCCCGCCTGGGGATCATCCCGCGGGACGCGGCCGAGGCGATCGGCGCCGCGGCCGACCCGGGCCGCTTCGACCTGGCGGACGTCGCGCGGCGGGCGCGCGGCTCCGGCAACCCCGTCGTGCCGCTCGTCGAGGACCTGCGGAGGCTCGCCGGGCCGGCGGGCGAGCACGTCCACCGGGGCGCCACCAGCCAGGACATCGCCGACACCGGCGCCATGCTCGTCGCGGCCCGGACCAGGCGCGTCGTCCTCGCCCATCTCGACCGGGCGCTGGACGCGCTGGCCGGGCTCGCGGCGCGGTACCGCGACACCCCCATGCCGGCCCGGACGCTGGGCCGGCAGGCGCTGCCGACGACGTTCGGCGCGAAGGCCGCGAACTGGCTGATGGGCTGCCTGGACGCCCGCGGGCGCCTCGCCGCGGCGCCGCTGCCGGTGCAGCTCGGCGGCCCCGCCGGGACCCTCGACGCGTTCGGGGACCGGGCGTTCGACCTCGTCGCGGCGTTCGCGGAGGAGACCGGGCTGGACCGGCCCGCCCTGCCGTGGCACACCCGCCGCACGCCGGTGGCGGAGCTGGCGTCGGCGCTGGCGCTGACCGCCGGCGCCCTCGGCAAGATCGCGACGGACGTGTGGCTGCTGTCGCAGAGCGAGGTCGGCGAGGTCGCGGAGGCGGCCGGGGAGGGCAGGGGCGGCTCGTCGTCGATGCCGCACAAGCGCAACCCCGCCCTGTCCACGCTGATCCGGTCCGCCGCGCTGCAGGTGCCCGCGCAGGTCCAGGTGCTGCTCGCCGCGCAGGCCGCGCCGCACGAGCGGCCCGCGGGGGAGTGGCACGCCGAGTGGCAGCCGCTGCGCGAGTGCCTGCGCCTCACCGGCGGCGCCGCCGAGACCGCGGCCGGGCTGCTCGGCGGGCTG
The sequence above is drawn from the Actinomadura hallensis genome and encodes:
- the pcaH gene encoding protocatechuate 3,4-dioxygenase subunit beta, which codes for MTHPPYLSPDYKSTVLRAPAQEMIMPKLGPDSVELTSPVFGHQELGRRDNDLTVQHRGEPLGERIIVTGRVLDASGRPVRGALVEVWQANAAGRYAHLGDLHPAPLDPNFTGAGRCLTDDDGRYRFVTIKPGAYPWRNHHNAWRPAHIHFSVFGTAFTQRLVTQMYFPGDPLFPYDPIFQSIPDEKARERLICRFDMDTTKPEWALGYQWDIVLGDTPMEAS
- the pcaG gene encoding protocatechuate 3,4-dioxygenase subunit alpha, which codes for MTTASHHGVSGPTPSQTVGPFFGYALPYETGPRVVPGWRPDAIEVRGRVLDGAGDPVPDALLEIWQADGNGEIPRRPGGLVRDGHGFSGFGRCATDADGAYWFTTVKPGATGGNAPYIAVLVFARGLLKPVFTRLYFPEDEAAHASDPLLGAVPAERRATLVAEREGERGYRFDIHLQGERETVFLGF
- the pcaB gene encoding 3-carboxy-cis,cis-muconate cycloisomerase: MASDDPSGDRSGDSGTARPGAPSPGAPGTGSPSPDAGLLSPVRAGTEAEAATGDAAYLAAMLDAEAALARAQARLGIIPRDAAEAIGAAADPGRFDLADVARRARGSGNPVVPLVEDLRRLAGPAGEHVHRGATSQDIADTGAMLVAARTRRVVLAHLDRALDALAGLAARYRDTPMPARTLGRQALPTTFGAKAANWLMGCLDARGRLAAAPLPVQLGGPAGTLDAFGDRAFDLVAAFAEETGLDRPALPWHTRRTPVAELASALALTAGALGKIATDVWLLSQSEVGEVAEAAGEGRGGSSSMPHKRNPALSTLIRSAALQVPAQVQVLLAAQAAPHERPAGEWHAEWQPLRECLRLTGGAAETAAGLLGGLEVSAELMRADLDDLLDVLGGDPGTGAAADLVGRALDAYHGSRG